The Planctomycetaceae bacterium genome includes the window GAAGAAGACTTCAAGGTCTGGCTCTGGATCGAAGAGCGTCAGAAGTACGTCTATAACGACCAGTACGTCAAAGACCACCTTGCCGGCGCCGGGGGCGAGGGGCTCACCATCGGCATGCTCATCCCCCGCTGCAAGAGCGCGTACCAGAGCATGGTCGAGCACCTGGTCGGCACCGAAGAACTCGTCTACGCCGGCGTGGACTACCCGCAAACCGTCAAGACCCTGTGGCAGCAGATGGTCGCCAACGACCTTGAGGCCGTTCGCCTCGCCTGCCAATGCGAGGACCTGACGTACTTCCTGACCTGGGAAGACAGCGGCACGCAGAATTATTCGCCCACGCAGTACGACCAGTTCATCGGCAGCGAGATCGGACAGTGGTGCGACATCATGGCCGCGGCGGGCAAGAAGTACGTCCAGCACGCCTGCGGGAACGTCAAGGCGCTGATCAAGCGGATGGTGGCCCACGGCACAAGCGTGATCGAAAGCATCTCGCCGCCGCCGACGGGCGACATCTCCATCGCCGACGCCCGCCGGGCAATGGGCAACCGCATGGGCATCATCGGCGGCATCGAGCCGACGATGTTCCTCAACCTGAGCATCGAGCAGCTCGAACCCTACGTGCGCGGCGTGATCGCCGACGCGGCCGGCGGGCCTTTTGTGCTGGCTAACTCCGACTCCTGCCCGCCCGGCGTGACCATGGAAAAGTTCAAGCTCGTCGGCGACATCGTTCGAAACCCCTGAGCCGCTGGAAATCACAATGTACGACATCGCCTCACGCGAACACATCGACGCCGCACGCGACCGCCTGACCACCTGGTGGAACGGCGGCGACATCGGCCGACCCGCCCTGCTGCTGTCCTACCCGCGCGAGAAGCCCCTGCCCGAGTTCGAAAAGCCCATCGAAACCCCGCCGGGCGTCACGGCAGGAAATTACACGGTGAAGGATTACGCCTTCCGGGCGGCCGTCGGTCCGGTATGGGCGGCGGGCGGCTGCTACGCCGCCGAGGCGTTGCCGACCGTCAGCCCGGACCTGGCGCCCAACTGCCTGGCGCTGTATCTGGGGTGCAAGGGCGTCGAGGGCACCGGCACCGTCTGGTGCGAACCGACCATCGCCTCGCCCGAGACGGCGGCGTTCAAGGCTGATCTGGAGAACAACTTCTACTGGAACTTCACCATGCGCCTGACGAAGGAGTGGCTGGCGCGCGGGAAGAACCGCTGGTTCATTGGCTTTCC containing:
- a CDS encoding uroporphyrinogen decarboxylase family protein, with the protein product MTSKERIVAALEGQPTDRTPWSPFLAYVWEHFPKEIQELGQPEFLRRVGADPMWRGAGGPVQGSGPSEIEYRSFEENGVNITVIETPVGSVRSGYKPSPQGNTSFLVEHALKKEEDFKVWLWIEERQKYVYNDQYVKDHLAGAGGEGLTIGMLIPRCKSAYQSMVEHLVGTEELVYAGVDYPQTVKTLWQQMVANDLEAVRLACQCEDLTYFLTWEDSGTQNYSPTQYDQFIGSEIGQWCDIMAAAGKKYVQHACGNVKALIKRMVAHGTSVIESISPPPTGDISIADARRAMGNRMGIIGGIEPTMFLNLSIEQLEPYVRGVIADAAGGPFVLANSDSCPPGVTMEKFKLVGDIVRNP